A stretch of the Planktothricoides raciborskii GIHE-MW2 genome encodes the following:
- a CDS encoding MFS transporter, whose amino-acid sequence MQLFDFPSKTSTSDSPDHFLSQDDQRIDQAISNQPINRIHYPNGNSSPDPRQPTDEHEDRNHHNCPGDNDHHHQGNQGKSIKSQPGFGPVLKNANFLALWSGQVFSQLADKVYLVLMIAIIASVFQQPGQSISSWVSAIMIAFTIPAVLFGYLAGAFVDRWQKKTVLVATNLLRGLLVLVLPLVLWMSQGLQLGKLPLGFCLMLVITFFVSTLTQFFAPAEQAVIPLIVQRQQLLAANSLYTTTMMASVIIGFAVGEPVLNFANHLLSNWGNGLTTGRELVVGGSYCFAGFLLLLIRIPEIPKTPEQESVHVFEEIRDAVAYLGKNRRVRSAMLQLVILFCVFAALAVLAVRLAEVIPNIESEQFGFLLAAGGLGMGIGAAILGHFGAAFTHRQLSLFGSFIMTGSLVGLALFSEQLFFVLVLITFLGFGAAIVGVPMQTTIQAETPEEMRGKVFGLQNNVVNIALSLPLAVAGVAEALVGLQVVFLTLALIVMAGGGLTWYISGKQTGKLTIAR is encoded by the coding sequence ATGCAATTATTTGATTTTCCATCAAAAACCTCAACCTCGGATTCTCCTGACCATTTTCTCAGTCAGGATGACCAGAGAATAGACCAGGCAATCAGTAATCAACCAATCAATAGAATTCATTATCCTAATGGCAACTCATCACCGGATCCCCGGCAGCCAACGGATGAGCATGAGGATCGCAACCATCACAATTGTCCTGGTGACAATGACCATCATCACCAGGGTAACCAGGGTAAATCGATCAAATCACAGCCCGGATTTGGGCCAGTCTTGAAAAATGCCAATTTTTTAGCCCTTTGGAGTGGTCAAGTTTTTTCCCAGCTAGCGGATAAAGTCTATCTGGTATTGATGATTGCCATTATTGCCAGTGTGTTTCAGCAACCGGGACAAAGTATTAGCAGTTGGGTATCGGCGATTATGATTGCCTTTACCATCCCCGCAGTATTATTTGGTTACTTGGCCGGTGCCTTTGTCGATCGATGGCAAAAGAAAACTGTATTGGTGGCAACTAATCTGTTGCGGGGATTGTTGGTATTGGTCTTGCCATTAGTTTTGTGGATGTCTCAAGGACTGCAACTCGGAAAGCTCCCTTTGGGATTTTGTCTGATGCTGGTAATTACCTTTTTCGTTTCTACCCTGACCCAATTTTTTGCCCCCGCAGAACAAGCGGTAATTCCTTTAATTGTTCAGCGGCAGCAACTCTTGGCCGCTAATTCTCTCTATACCACGACCATGATGGCTTCGGTGATTATTGGTTTTGCCGTTGGGGAGCCGGTGTTGAATTTTGCCAACCATTTATTGTCCAATTGGGGTAATGGTTTGACTACTGGCAGAGAATTGGTGGTTGGGGGGAGTTATTGCTTTGCGGGGTTTCTGCTGCTGTTGATCCGCATTCCCGAAATCCCCAAGACCCCAGAACAAGAATCGGTTCATGTGTTTGAGGAAATCCGCGATGCAGTGGCTTATTTGGGGAAAAATCGTCGGGTGCGATCGGCGATGCTGCAATTGGTGATTTTGTTCTGCGTTTTTGCTGCCCTGGCAGTTTTGGCGGTTCGTTTGGCAGAAGTGATTCCCAATATTGAGTCAGAGCAGTTTGGTTTTTTGCTGGCTGCGGGTGGATTAGGCATGGGAATTGGGGCTGCAATTTTGGGTCATTTTGGCGCCGCCTTTACCCACCGTCAACTGAGTTTGTTTGGCTCATTTATAATGACCGGATCTCTGGTGGGGTTGGCTTTGTTTTCTGAGCAACTATTCTTTGTTTTAGTCTTGATTACTTTTTTGGGATTTGGTGCGGCGATCGTCGGGGTGCCGATGCAAACCACTATTCAAGCGGAAACCCCCGAAGAGATGCGTGGTAAAGTGTTTGGCTTACAAAATAATGTGGTGAATATTGCTTTGAGTTTGCCCTTGGCTGTGGCTGGGGTGGCGGAAGCTTTGGTGGGATTGCAGGTGGTGTTTTTGACTTTGGCCCTAATTGTCATGGCCGGAGGCGGATTAACTTGGTATATTTCGGGTAAACAAACTGGCAAATTGACGATCGCTCGTTAA
- the deoC gene encoding deoxyribose-phosphate aldolase: MTRALLDSNIDLASFIDHALLNPTATPEQVEYWCDEALKYHFPTVCVYPAYVGLASNFLHGKPVKVCTVIGFPSGATTPMVKLYEAQEAVENGATELDVVINLGALKSGRTNEVYREIAEICQETGQLVKAILEMSLLTQEEKQLAAEICMDAGVAYLKTSTGFHGGATVADVKLLKEITKGNVGIKASGGIRTPGQALDLIVAGATRLGTSRGPDILRQREKFEPPLSQSDEY, encoded by the coding sequence ATGACCAGAGCTTTACTTGACAGTAATATCGATTTGGCTTCCTTTATCGATCATGCCCTGCTCAACCCTACAGCCACTCCAGAACAGGTAGAGTATTGGTGTGATGAAGCGCTGAAGTATCATTTCCCCACGGTCTGTGTTTACCCGGCTTATGTGGGACTTGCCAGTAATTTTTTGCATGGCAAACCCGTCAAAGTCTGCACTGTGATTGGGTTTCCCAGTGGTGCCACTACGCCAATGGTGAAACTCTACGAAGCCCAAGAAGCGGTGGAGAATGGGGCCACGGAATTGGATGTGGTGATTAATCTAGGCGCCCTGAAGTCCGGTAGAACCAATGAAGTTTATCGAGAAATTGCGGAAATTTGCCAGGAAACCGGCCAATTGGTGAAGGCGATTTTGGAAATGTCTTTACTGACTCAAGAGGAAAAACAACTGGCAGCGGAAATTTGCATGGATGCGGGGGTGGCTTATCTCAAAACCAGTACCGGCTTTCATGGGGGCGCTACGGTGGCAGATGTGAAATTGCTCAAAGAAATCACCAAAGGTAATGTGGGAATTAAAGCTTCTGGGGGCATTCGTACCCCAGGGCAAGCTTTAGATTTAATTGTGGCTGGGGCAACGAGATTGGGGACTTCTCGCGGGCCGGATATTCTACGTCAACGGGAAAAATTTGAACCCCCATTGAGTCAGTCTGATGAATATTAA
- the recO gene encoding DNA repair protein RecO, giving the protein MDRSYKVRGINLKSMPMGESDRLLTILTPELGLIQAIAPGSRKPKSTMGGRSGLFVVNELLIYKGRSLDRITQAETVESYPGLSKDLGKLAAGQYLAELALYQALSDQPQAELFFLLGEHLSRISRSPTVHNHPCFMPVIPLLTHGIYHLLALGGIAPQVHHCCLTQQKLQPNFTQTNWQVGFSILGGGTVSSEWMMQNSPPIMSRSNSRLNSTLETQNLPAINSKLNAVELAMLQQLTHPELPPVEAILSQLPSKLRDLSFNQVWLTIEKLLRQYAQVHLERSLRSPILLDTYLKSIF; this is encoded by the coding sequence ATGGATCGAAGCTATAAGGTGCGGGGGATTAATCTGAAGTCGATGCCAATGGGGGAGTCGGATCGGTTGCTGACGATTTTAACCCCAGAATTAGGCTTAATTCAGGCGATCGCCCCTGGGAGTCGTAAGCCAAAATCAACAATGGGCGGTCGCAGTGGTTTGTTTGTGGTGAATGAGTTGTTAATCTATAAGGGGCGATCGCTTGATAGAATCACTCAAGCAGAAACCGTGGAGTCTTATCCCGGTCTGAGTAAAGACTTGGGCAAGTTGGCAGCGGGTCAATATTTGGCAGAATTAGCCCTCTATCAAGCCCTCAGCGATCAACCCCAAGCGGAACTGTTTTTCCTGCTGGGAGAACATTTAAGCCGAATTTCGCGATCGCCAACAGTCCATAATCATCCCTGTTTTATGCCGGTAATTCCATTATTAACTCACGGGATTTATCATCTGCTGGCATTGGGGGGAATTGCCCCTCAAGTGCATCACTGTTGTCTCACGCAACAAAAACTTCAGCCGAATTTTACCCAAACTAACTGGCAAGTCGGCTTCAGTATACTCGGTGGCGGAACTGTATCTTCTGAATGGATGATGCAAAACTCACCGCCGATTATGTCAAGATCAAATTCACGATTAAATTCAACCCTCGAAACTCAAAATTTACCGGCAATTAACAGCAAGCTTAATGCAGTTGAATTAGCCATGCTTCAGCAACTCACCCATCCCGAATTACCCCCGGTAGAAGCGATCTTAAGTCAGTTACCTTCAAAATTGAGGGACTTATCCTTTAACCAAGTTTGGCTGACAATTGAAAAACTTTTACGACAATATGCCCAAGTCCATTTGGAGCGATCGCTGCGATCGCCTATACTCTTAGATACTTATTTGAAATCAATTTTTTAG